The genomic stretch AACAGGGATTCTTCATGTTCTAAAACCTGATCCATTAGAGGTTTGATGATATGCCATATTTCTGGCCAGGATTCTTCACCTCCTTTTCCAAGTATATTGGGGTGTTTACCCTGGTCACCCAAGCTAGGCCGGTAGGCATCATTGTAAAAGCAGGTCAACTCTGAGCCCCACCAGAGAAACTTTGGGAATTTGGATGCTAAAAGTATGTTGATGGTTGTTTTAAGACTTTGTTGCCAAGAATCTATCGGCCCCAAAATAGTCTCTCCCCAATCTTTTTCTCTGATTAATTGCCCCATTTCACCGCCTCCAATTGGGAATGCTGCACTTTGATCTGCCATAGTTGTTTTTACTGGGATTGGATTACAAAATTTGTTTTTGAGGTTTTTTCGGACTTATCTATTAAGCTGCTAAGACCACGGAATATCACATCTTTTAATTTCGAATATTCTCCGGGCTTTAGGATGTAATGAAGAGCACCTTGCTCATAGAATCTATTGACCGATGGCTCATCTATTGAGGTGGAGTAAATAATGACTGGCAATTTCTTGAATTTGTCGTGGGACATGATTTCGGAAAAGCACTCGAAACCGGACTTCATAGGCATATTCAGATCCAAGAATATGACATCTGGTAAATCTTCTTCTGCAGTTAAAAGCAGGTTCATCAACTCTGCGCCATTGGCTACAGAAGTCAACTTAGTGGGAATAGGGAGCTTGGACAGTGAATCCTTGAAAAAGAACCTGTCGTCTTCATCGTCGTCGGCAAGTAAGAGTTTAATAGGTTTTAGGGGCATTGTTTATTATTAACAGTTAGGCTTTGGGGACTCTTTCAAATAAACTAGTATAGCTCAAGTTAAAGTTTGTAAGTCATTTTTCCATTTATTTATCTGCCCGATTTCTAAATCTATGCTTATAGAGTGTGTTATACCTGTAAATAATACACGCCTTGGACCGGTTTCAACTAATTTTAAAAAATCGCTATACTTGCCGATGGTAAAGAATTTAATAATAGGGAGGTTAGGCCGGTCAAAACTTTTGGAAAAAAATATCCGGAAAGTCGATAGTCTATAAAACGGTTTTCATCAAGGCATATATCATCTGCGTTGATTTCAGTGAGGAATTTTAATGAAAAGCAGACATGCATAAAAAGAAATTACCCGGCAAAAAATATCCATCTTGCTATGATATTTTAAGCGCAACCCAAAGTTGAGTTGCACCAAATTACAGCAGACTTAAAGCTAATTCACCGAAATATTGGTAAACCAAATGATTTTTTGACCAGTTTGGTTTGAATGGGAAGTGGCCAGTTTGATGGGGCCAAATTGCTCTACATCTTCCCAAGTGGTGGGTCTTCCATCTGGGCCATTTTCTCTGCGGAATACCCATTCCAAAATCATGTGGTTATCGTCCAGGTAAAGGTCGTATGCGTCACCAGGGGTATAGCCGTCCGCAGCATTATATACTATCGTGAGTTTGGTAGAGTTTGTCCCAGCTATTGGCGTAGGCACATTTTCTTCAGTCTCGTATTCATATCCGGCGTCCCAGGCCAGCTGGAAAGGAAACATCATCCAGTACTTATCATTGATAAATCCTTTGTCAGCATCAGGAAGAGAATCCGAGGGCAAATCTAAACTATAGGTGTAGCTAGTATCCGCAGTGGCATAATAGACTGTACGGTTTTTTACATTCCATTTCCAGTCCCTGGTCATTACGTTCACTGAGTCCCGCTGTACATTCCAGGTGTATGAGATGGAACTCACTTTGTCAAAATTATCAAAACCATAGGCCATTGCAACCTTCATCGGTAAGGTGTCTGGAGTCGTTTCTTTAGGTTG from Algoriphagus sp. NG3 encodes the following:
- a CDS encoding response regulator produces the protein MPLKPIKLLLADDDEDDRFFFKDSLSKLPIPTKLTSVANGAELMNLLLTAEEDLPDVIFLDLNMPMKSGFECFSEIMSHDKFKKLPVIIYSTSIDEPSVNRFYEQGALHYILKPGEYSKLKDVIFRGLSSLIDKSEKTSKTNFVIQSQ